One segment of Rhipicephalus sanguineus isolate Rsan-2018 chromosome 6, BIME_Rsan_1.4, whole genome shotgun sequence DNA contains the following:
- the LOC119396124 gene encoding uncharacterized PE-PGRS family protein PE_PGRS46 isoform X15: MKLFSALALLSLAIPACLGAGVKTIVRGGAALPGTVAVAPLSSLPTPPAVTTQAWSVPSPVRPLVQSAQASQAGSPALASEVCPDPSLDLWAVSLALTLAPSVGSAAATGEATLATWVDHWAASMDRTPVATVDTSVAFPDPTLATTEDHWAAFMDLTPVASVDTIGGLSGSYPGYFGRSLGGLYGSYPGGFGGYLGGLSGSYPGYFGGSLGGLYGSYPGGFGGYLGGLSGYYPGRFGGALSGLFGSYPGSFGGVLGRLSGSYPGSLSGLLGGAYGSYPGSFGGYLGGLSGYYPGRFGGALSGLFGSYPGSFGGVLGRLSGSYPGSLSGLLGGVYGSYPGSFGGYLGGLSGYYPGRFGGALSGLFGSYPGSFGGVLGRLSGSYPGSLSGLLGGVYGSYPGSLGGYLGGLSGYYPGSIGGALSGLLGSYPGAFGSVLGRLSGSYPGSLSGLLGGVYGSYPGSFGGYLGGLSGYYPGRFGGALSGLFGSYPGSFGGYLGGLSGYYPGRFGGALSGLLGSYPGSFGGVLGRLSGSYPGSLSGLLGGVYGSYPGSFGGYLGGLSGYYPGRLGGALSGLFGSYPGSFGGVLGRLSGFYPGSLSGLLGGVYGSYPGSFGGYLGGLSGYYPGRFGGALSGLYGSYPGSFGGYLGGLSGYYPGRLGGALSGLFGSYPGSFGGVLGRLSGFYPGSLSGLLGGVYGSYPGSFGGYLGGLSGYYPGRFGGALSGLYGSYPGSFGGYLGGLSGYYPRSYGGSLSSLYGSYPGSYGGYLGGLYGSYPGGYGGLGGLFGGFPGYGDRSLGSLFGRGAYPGFYGATTLNLIGNHNFGLLGRYPPPPGLGAVERRGRFLPHPVDIRTTTDPVTGHPMVQAVYFGNLRERIVPVPIPIVQDVPYPVPVPVPQPYPVPRPVTFQVPVPVAHPVPVHTNTEVHKTDVVAATPQGAVLLDRQVTGIRPGATTTV, from the exons ATGAAGCTCTTCAGTGCTCTCGCACTACTATCACTGG CCATTCCGGCCTGCCTTGGTGCCGGAGTCAAGACAATTGTCAGAGGAGGTGCCGCCCTACCCGGAACAGTAGCTGTAGCACCACTAAGTTCACTGCCCACCCCCCCTGCTGTCACCACCCAAGCGTGGTCAGTTCCGTCACCGGTCCGACCGTTAGTACAGTCGGCCCAAGCGTCACAGGCGGGCTCACCGGCACTGGCGTCGGAGGTGTGCCCGGATCCCTCACTGGATCTTTGGGCGGTCTCTCTGGCTCTTACCCTGGCTCCCTCGGTGGGCTCGGCGGCGGCTACTGGGGAAGCTACCCTGGCTACTTGGGTGGATCACTGGGCGGCCTCTATGGATCGTACCCCGGTGGCTACGGTGGATACCTCGGTGGCCTTTCCGGATCCTACCCTGGCTACTACGGAGGATCACTGGGCGGCCTTTATGGATCTTACCCCGGTGGCTTCGGTGGATACCATCGGTGGCCTTTCCGGATCCTACCCTGGCTACTTCGGTCGATCACTGGGCGGCCTTTATGGATCGTACCCCGGTGGCTTCGGTGGATACCTCGGTGGCCTTTCCGGATCCTACCCTGGCTACTTCGGAGGATCACTGGGCGGCCTTTATGGATCGTACCCCGGTGGCTTCGGTGGTTACCTGGGTGGCCTTTCCGGATACTACCCCGGAAGATTTGGTGGAGCTCTGAGTGGCCTCTTCGGATCCTATCCCGGTAGCTTTGGTGGAGTCCTAGGTCGCCTTTCTGGATCCTACCCAGGAAGCCTTAGCGGGCTTCTCGGTGGTGCCTACGGTTCCTATCCTGGTAGCTTTGGTGGATACCTCGGTGGCCTTTCCGGATACTACCCCGGAAGGTTTGGTGGAGCTCTGAGTGGCCTCTTCGGATCCTATCCCGGTAGCTTTGGTGGAGTCCTAGGTCGCCTTTCTGGATCCTATCCAGGAAGCCTTAGCGGACTTCTGGGTGGTGTCTACGGTTCCTATCCTGGTAGCTTTGGTGGATACCTCGGTGGCCTTTCCGGATACTACCCCGGAAGGTTTGGTGGAGCTCTGAGTGGCCTCTTCGGATCCTATCCCGGTAGCTTTGGTGGAGTCCTAGGTCGTCTTTCTGGATCCTACCCAGGAAGCCTTAGCGGACTTCTGGGTGGCGTCTACGGATCCTATCCCGGTAGCTTGGGTGGATACCTGGGTGGTCTTTCCGGATACTACCCCGGAAGCATTGGTGGAGCTCTGAGTGGCCTCTTGGGATCCTATCCCGGTGCCTTTGGTTCAGTCCTAGGTCGCCTATCTGGATCCTACCCAGGAAGCCTTAGCGGACTTCTGGGTGGTGTCTACGGTTCCTATCCTGGTAGCTTTGGTGGATACCTTGGTGGCCTTTCCGGATACTACCCCGGAAG ATTTGGTGGAGCTCTGAGTGGCCTCTTCGGATCCTATCCTGGTAGCTTTGGTGGATACTTGGGTGGCCTTTCCGGATACTACCCCGGAAGATTTGGTGGAGCTCTGAGTGGCCTCCTCGGATCCTATCCCGGTAGCTTTGGCGGAGTCCTAGGTCGCCTTTCTGGATCCTACCCAGGAAGCCTTAGCGGACTTCTGGGTGGTGTCTACGGATCATATCCTGGTAGCTTTGGTGGATACCTGGGTGGCCTTTCCGGATACTACCCCGGAAGACTTGGTGGAGCTCTGAGTGGTCTCTTCGGATCCTATCCCGGTAGCTTTGGTGGAGTCCTAGGTCGCCTTTCTGGATTCTACCCAGGAAGCCTTAGCGGACTTCTGGGTGGTGTCTACGGATCCTATCCTGGTAGCTTCGGTGGATACCTGGGTGGCCTTTCTGGATACTACCCCGGAAGATTTGGTGGAGCTCTTAGTGGCCTCTACGGATCCTATCCTGGTAGCTTTGGTGGATACCTGGGTGGCCTTTCCGGATACTACCCCGGAAGACTTGGTGGAGCTCTGAGTGGTCTCTTCGGATCCTATCCCGGTAGCTTTGGTGGAGTCCTAGGTCGCCTTTCTGGATTCTACCCAGGAAGCCTTAGCGGACTTCTGGGTGGTGTCTACGGATCCTATCCTGGTAGCTTCGGTGGATACCTGGGTGGCCTTTCTGGATACTACCCCGGAAGATTTGGTGGAGCTCTGAGTGGCCTCTACGGATCCTATCCTGGTAGTTTTGGCGGATATCTTGGTGGTCTTTCTGGATACTACCCCAGAAGTTATGGTGGATCTCTGAGCAGTCTGTACGGTTCCTACCCCGGTAGCTACGGTGGGTACCTCGGTGGCCTTTACGGTTCCTACCCTGGAGGCTATGGTGGATTGGGTGGCCTGTTCGGAGGCTTCCCTGGTTACGGCGACCGCAGTCTTGGCAGCCTGTTCGGCAGAGGAGCTTACCCTGGTTTCTACGGAGCTACCACATTGAACCTCATCGGCAACCACAACTTTGGCCTTCTCGGACGATACCCACCTCCACCTGGTCTTGGAGCCGTCGAGCGCCGGGGGCGATTCCTACCTCATCCCGTTGACATCCGCACTACCACTGACCCCGTAACTGGCCACCCCATGGTTCAGGCTGTCTACTTTGGAAACCTGCGTGAGCGCATTGTGCCTGTACCAATCCCAATTGTACAGGATGTCCCATATCCAGTACCAGTCCCCGTCCCACAGCCGTACCCAGTTCCACGCCCTGTCACTTTCCAAGTGCCCGTCCCAGTAGCACACCCAGTGCCAGTCCACACTAACACCGAAGTGCACAAGACCGACGTTGTGGCCGCCACTCCACAAGGCGCAG TTCTCCTCGACCGTCAAGTCACTGGCATCCGACCAGGTGCCACCACCACCGTGTAA
- the LOC119396124 gene encoding uncharacterized PE-PGRS family protein PE_PGRS46 isoform X33, with translation MKLFSALALLSLAIPACLGAGVKTIVRGGAALPGTVAVAPLSSLPTPPAVTTQAWSVPSPVRPLVQSAQASQAGSPALASEVCPDPSLDLWAVSLALTLAPSVGSAAATGEATLATWVDHWAASMDRTPVATVDTSVAFPDPTLATTEDHWAAFMDLTPVASVDTIGGLSGSYPGYFGRSLGGLYGSYPGGFGGYLGGLSGSYPGYFGGSLGGLYGSYPGGFGGYLGGLSGYYPGRFGGALSGLFGSYPGSFGGVLGRLSGSYPGSLSGLLGGAYGSYPGSFGGYLGGLSGYYPGRFGGALSGLFGSYPGSFGGVLGRLSGSYPGSLSGLLGGVYGSYPGSFGGYLGGLSGYYPGRFGGALSGLFGSYPGSFGGVLGRLSGSYPGSLSGLLGGVYGSYPGSLGGYLGGLSGYYPGSIGGALSGLLGSYPGAFGSVLGRLSGSYPGSLSGLLGGVYGSYPGSFGGYLGGLSGYYPGRLGGALSGLFGSYPGSFGGVLGRLSGFYPGSLSGLLGGVYGSYPGSFGGYLGGLSGYYPGRFGGALSGLYGSYPGSFGGYLGGLSGYYPGRLGGALSGLFGSYPGSFGGVLGRLSGFYPGSLSGLLGGVYGSYPGSFGGYLGGLSGYYPGRFGGALSGLYGSYPGSFGGYLGGLSGYYPRSYGGSLSSLYGSYPGSYGGYLGGLYGSYPGGYGGLGGLFGGFPGYGDRSLGSLFGRGAYPGFYGATTLNLIGNHNFGLLGRYPPPPGLGAVERRGRFLPHPVDIRTTTDPVTGHPMVQAVYFGNLRERIVPVPIPIVQDVPYPVPVPVPQPYPVPRPVTFQVPVPVAHPVPVHTNTEVHKTDVVAATPQGAVLLDRQVTGIRPGATTTV, from the exons ATGAAGCTCTTCAGTGCTCTCGCACTACTATCACTGG CCATTCCGGCCTGCCTTGGTGCCGGAGTCAAGACAATTGTCAGAGGAGGTGCCGCCCTACCCGGAACAGTAGCTGTAGCACCACTAAGTTCACTGCCCACCCCCCCTGCTGTCACCACCCAAGCGTGGTCAGTTCCGTCACCGGTCCGACCGTTAGTACAGTCGGCCCAAGCGTCACAGGCGGGCTCACCGGCACTGGCGTCGGAGGTGTGCCCGGATCCCTCACTGGATCTTTGGGCGGTCTCTCTGGCTCTTACCCTGGCTCCCTCGGTGGGCTCGGCGGCGGCTACTGGGGAAGCTACCCTGGCTACTTGGGTGGATCACTGGGCGGCCTCTATGGATCGTACCCCGGTGGCTACGGTGGATACCTCGGTGGCCTTTCCGGATCCTACCCTGGCTACTACGGAGGATCACTGGGCGGCCTTTATGGATCTTACCCCGGTGGCTTCGGTGGATACCATCGGTGGCCTTTCCGGATCCTACCCTGGCTACTTCGGTCGATCACTGGGCGGCCTTTATGGATCGTACCCCGGTGGCTTCGGTGGATACCTCGGTGGCCTTTCCGGATCCTACCCTGGCTACTTCGGAGGATCACTGGGCGGCCTTTATGGATCGTACCCCGGTGGCTTCGGTGGTTACCTGGGTGGCCTTTCCGGATACTACCCCGGAAGATTTGGTGGAGCTCTGAGTGGCCTCTTCGGATCCTATCCCGGTAGCTTTGGTGGAGTCCTAGGTCGCCTTTCTGGATCCTACCCAGGAAGCCTTAGCGGGCTTCTCGGTGGTGCCTACGGTTCCTATCCTGGTAGCTTTGGTGGATACCTCGGTGGCCTTTCCGGATACTACCCCGGAAGGTTTGGTGGAGCTCTGAGTGGCCTCTTCGGATCCTATCCCGGTAGCTTTGGTGGAGTCCTAGGTCGCCTTTCTGGATCCTATCCAGGAAGCCTTAGCGGACTTCTGGGTGGTGTCTACGGTTCCTATCCTGGTAGCTTTGGTGGATACCTCGGTGGCCTTTCCGGATACTACCCCGGAAGGTTTGGTGGAGCTCTGAGTGGCCTCTTCGGATCCTATCCCGGTAGCTTTGGTGGAGTCCTAGGTCGTCTTTCTGGATCCTACCCAGGAAGCCTTAGCGGACTTCTGGGTGGCGTCTACGGATCCTATCCCGGTAGCTTGGGTGGATACCTGGGTGGTCTTTCCGGATACTACCCCGGAAGCATTGGTGGAGCTCTGAGTGGCCTCTTGGGATCCTATCCCGGTGCCTTTGGTTCAGTCCTAGGTCGCCTATCTGGATCCTACCCAGGAAGCCTTAGCGGACTTCTGGGTGGTGTCTACGGTTCCTATCCTGGTAGCTTTGGTGGATACCTTGGTGGCCTTTCCGGATACTACCCCGGAAG ACTTGGTGGAGCTCTGAGTGGTCTCTTCGGATCCTATCCCGGTAGCTTTGGTGGAGTCCTAGGTCGCCTTTCTGGATTCTACCCAGGAAGCCTTAGCGGACTTCTGGGTGGTGTCTACGGATCCTATCCTGGTAGCTTCGGTGGATACCTGGGTGGCCTTTCTGGATACTACCCCGGAAGATTTGGTGGAGCTCTTAGTGGCCTCTACGGATCCTATCCTGGTAGCTTTGGTGGATACCTGGGTGGCCTTTCCGGATACTACCCCGGAAGACTTGGTGGAGCTCTGAGTGGTCTCTTCGGATCCTATCCCGGTAGCTTTGGTGGAGTCCTAGGTCGCCTTTCTGGATTCTACCCAGGAAGCCTTAGCGGACTTCTGGGTGGTGTCTACGGATCCTATCCTGGTAGCTTCGGTGGATACCTGGGTGGCCTTTCTGGATACTACCCCGGAAGATTTGGTGGAGCTCTGAGTGGCCTCTACGGATCCTATCCTGGTAGTTTTGGCGGATATCTTGGTGGTCTTTCTGGATACTACCCCAGAAGTTATGGTGGATCTCTGAGCAGTCTGTACGGTTCCTACCCCGGTAGCTACGGTGGGTACCTCGGTGGCCTTTACGGTTCCTACCCTGGAGGCTATGGTGGATTGGGTGGCCTGTTCGGAGGCTTCCCTGGTTACGGCGACCGCAGTCTTGGCAGCCTGTTCGGCAGAGGAGCTTACCCTGGTTTCTACGGAGCTACCACATTGAACCTCATCGGCAACCACAACTTTGGCCTTCTCGGACGATACCCACCTCCACCTGGTCTTGGAGCCGTCGAGCGCCGGGGGCGATTCCTACCTCATCCCGTTGACATCCGCACTACCACTGACCCCGTAACTGGCCACCCCATGGTTCAGGCTGTCTACTTTGGAAACCTGCGTGAGCGCATTGTGCCTGTACCAATCCCAATTGTACAGGATGTCCCATATCCAGTACCAGTCCCCGTCCCACAGCCGTACCCAGTTCCACGCCCTGTCACTTTCCAAGTGCCCGTCCCAGTAGCACACCCAGTGCCAGTCCACACTAACACCGAAGTGCACAAGACCGACGTTGTGGCCGCCACTCCACAAGGCGCAG TTCTCCTCGACCGTCAAGTCACTGGCATCCGACCAGGTGCCACCACCACCGTGTAA
- the LOC119396124 gene encoding uncharacterized protein LOC119396124 isoform X48: MKLFSALALLSLAIPACLGAGVKTIVRGGAALPGTVAVAPLSSLPTPPAVTTQAWSVPSPVRPLVQSAQASQAGSPALASEVCPDPSLDLWAVSLALTLAPSVGSAAATGEATLATWVDHWAASMDRTPVATVDTSVAFPDPTLATTEDHWAAFMDLTPVASVDTIGGLSGSYPGYFGRSLGGLYGSYPGGFGGYLGGLSGSYPGYFGGSLGGLYGSYPGGFGGYLGGLSGYYPGRFGGALSGLFGSYPGSFGGVLGRLSGSYPGSLSGLLGGVYGSYPGSLSGLLGGVYGSYPGSFGGYLGGLSGYYPGRFGGALSGLFGSYPGSFGGYLGGLSGYYPGRFGGALSGLLGSYPGSFGGVLGRLSGSYPGSLSGLLGGVYGSYPGSFGGYLGGLSGYYPGRLGGALSGLFGSYPGSFGGVLGRLSGFYPGSLSGLLGGVYGSYPGSFGGYLGGLSGYYPGRFGGALSGLYGSYPGSFGGYLGGLSGYYPGRLGGALSGLFGSYPGSFGGVLGRLSGFYPGSLSGLLGGVYGSYPGSFGGYLGGLSGYYPGRFGGALSGLYGSYPGSFGGYLGGLSGYYPRSYGGSLSSLYGSYPGSYGGYLGGLYGSYPGGYGGLGGLFGGFPGYGDRSLGSLFGRGAYPGFYGATTLNLIGNHNFGLLGRYPPPPGLGAVERRGRFLPHPVDIRTTTDPVTGHPMVQAVYFGNLRERIVPVPIPIVQDVPYPVPVPVPQPYPVPRPVTFQVPVPVAHPVPVHTNTEVHKTDVVAATPQGAVLLDRQVTGIRPGATTTV; encoded by the exons ATGAAGCTCTTCAGTGCTCTCGCACTACTATCACTGG CCATTCCGGCCTGCCTTGGTGCCGGAGTCAAGACAATTGTCAGAGGAGGTGCCGCCCTACCCGGAACAGTAGCTGTAGCACCACTAAGTTCACTGCCCACCCCCCCTGCTGTCACCACCCAAGCGTGGTCAGTTCCGTCACCGGTCCGACCGTTAGTACAGTCGGCCCAAGCGTCACAGGCGGGCTCACCGGCACTGGCGTCGGAGGTGTGCCCGGATCCCTCACTGGATCTTTGGGCGGTCTCTCTGGCTCTTACCCTGGCTCCCTCGGTGGGCTCGGCGGCGGCTACTGGGGAAGCTACCCTGGCTACTTGGGTGGATCACTGGGCGGCCTCTATGGATCGTACCCCGGTGGCTACGGTGGATACCTCGGTGGCCTTTCCGGATCCTACCCTGGCTACTACGGAGGATCACTGGGCGGCCTTTATGGATCTTACCCCGGTGGCTTCGGTGGATACCATCGGTGGCCTTTCCGGATCCTACCCTGGCTACTTCGGTCGATCACTGGGCGGCCTTTATGGATCGTACCCCGGTGGCTTCGGTGGATACCTCGGTGGCCTTTCCGGATCCTACCCTGGCTACTTCGGAGGATCACTGGGCGGCCTTTATGGATCGTACCCCGGTGGCTTCGGTGGTTACCTGGGTGGCCTTTCCGGATACTACCCCGGAAGATTTGGTGGAGCTCTGAGTGGCCTCTTCGGATCCTATCCCGGTAGCTTTGGTGGAGTCCTAG GTCGCCTATCTGGATCCTACCCAGGAAGCCTTAGCGGACTTCTGGGTGGTGTCTACGGTTCCTATCCTG GAAGCCTTAGTGGACTTCTGGGTGGTGTCTACGGATCCTATCCTGGTAGCTTTGGTGGATACCTGGGTGGCCTTTCTGGATACTACCCCGGAAGATTTGGTGGAGCTCTGAGTGGCCTCTTCGGATCCTATCCTGGTAGCTTTGGTGGATACTTGGGTGGCCTTTCCGGATACTACCCCGGAAGATTTGGTGGAGCTCTGAGTGGCCTCCTCGGATCCTATCCCGGTAGCTTTGGCGGAGTCCTAGGTCGCCTTTCTGGATCCTACCCAGGAAGCCTTAGCGGACTTCTGGGTGGTGTCTACGGATCATATCCTGGTAGCTTTGGTGGATACCTGGGTGGCCTTTCCGGATACTACCCCGGAAGACTTGGTGGAGCTCTGAGTGGTCTCTTCGGATCCTATCCCGGTAGCTTTGGTGGAGTCCTAGGTCGCCTTTCTGGATTCTACCCAGGAAGCCTTAGCGGACTTCTGGGTGGTGTCTACGGATCCTATCCTGGTAGCTTCGGTGGATACCTGGGTGGCCTTTCTGGATACTACCCCGGAAGATTTGGTGGAGCTCTTAGTGGCCTCTACGGATCCTATCCTGGTAGCTTTGGTGGATACCTGGGTGGCCTTTCCGGATACTACCCCGGAAGACTTGGTGGAGCTCTGAGTGGTCTCTTCGGATCCTATCCCGGTAGCTTTGGTGGAGTCCTAGGTCGCCTTTCTGGATTCTACCCAGGAAGCCTTAGCGGACTTCTGGGTGGTGTCTACGGATCCTATCCTGGTAGCTTCGGTGGATACCTGGGTGGCCTTTCTGGATACTACCCCGGAAGATTTGGTGGAGCTCTGAGTGGCCTCTACGGATCCTATCCTGGTAGTTTTGGCGGATATCTTGGTGGTCTTTCTGGATACTACCCCAGAAGTTATGGTGGATCTCTGAGCAGTCTGTACGGTTCCTACCCCGGTAGCTACGGTGGGTACCTCGGTGGCCTTTACGGTTCCTACCCTGGAGGCTATGGTGGATTGGGTGGCCTGTTCGGAGGCTTCCCTGGTTACGGCGACCGCAGTCTTGGCAGCCTGTTCGGCAGAGGAGCTTACCCTGGTTTCTACGGAGCTACCACATTGAACCTCATCGGCAACCACAACTTTGGCCTTCTCGGACGATACCCACCTCCACCTGGTCTTGGAGCCGTCGAGCGCCGGGGGCGATTCCTACCTCATCCCGTTGACATCCGCACTACCACTGACCCCGTAACTGGCCACCCCATGGTTCAGGCTGTCTACTTTGGAAACCTGCGTGAGCGCATTGTGCCTGTACCAATCCCAATTGTACAGGATGTCCCATATCCAGTACCAGTCCCCGTCCCACAGCCGTACCCAGTTCCACGCCCTGTCACTTTCCAAGTGCCCGTCCCAGTAGCACACCCAGTGCCAGTCCACACTAACACCGAAGTGCACAAGACCGACGTTGTGGCCGCCACTCCACAAGGCGCAG TTCTCCTCGACCGTCAAGTCACTGGCATCCGACCAGGTGCCACCACCACCGTGTAA
- the LOC119396124 gene encoding uncharacterized protein LOC119396124 isoform X39: protein MKLFSALALLSLAIPACLGAGVKTIVRGGAALPGTVAVAPLSSLPTPPAVTTQAWSVPSPVRPLVQSAQASQAGSPALASEVCPDPSLDLWAVSLALTLAPSVGSAAATGEATLATWVDHWAASMDRTPVATVDTSVAFPDPTLATTEDHWAAFMDLTPVASVDTIGGLSGSYPGYFGRSLGGLYGSYPGGFGGYLGGLSGSYPGYFGGSLGGLYGSYPGGFGGYLGGLSGYYPGRFGGALSGLFGSYPGSFGGVLGRLSGSYPGSLSGLLGGVYGSYPGSFGGYLGGLSGYYPGSFGGALSGLLGSYPGSFGGVLGRLSGFYPGSLSGLLGGVYGSYPGSFGGYLGGLSGYYPGRFGGALSGLFGSYPGSFGGYLGGLSGYYPGRFGGALSGLLGSYPGSFGGVLGRLSGSYPGSLSGLLGGVYGSYPGSFGGYLGGLSGYYPGRLGGALSGLFGSYPGSFGGVLGRLSGFYPGSLSGLLGGVYGSYPGSFGGYLGGLSGYYPGRFGGALSGLYGSYPGSFGGYLGGLSGYYPGRLGGALSGLFGSYPGSFGGVLGRLSGFYPGSLSGLLGGVYGSYPGSFGGYLGGLSGYYPGRFGGALSGLYGSYPGSFGGYLGGLSGYYPRSYGGSLSSLYGSYPGSYGGYLGGLYGSYPGGYGGLGGLFGGFPGYGDRSLGSLFGRGAYPGFYGATTLNLIGNHNFGLLGRYPPPPGLGAVERRGRFLPHPVDIRTTTDPVTGHPMVQAVYFGNLRERIVPVPIPIVQDVPYPVPVPVPQPYPVPRPVTFQVPVPVAHPVPVHTNTEVHKTDVVAATPQGAVLLDRQVTGIRPGATTTV, encoded by the exons ATGAAGCTCTTCAGTGCTCTCGCACTACTATCACTGG CCATTCCGGCCTGCCTTGGTGCCGGAGTCAAGACAATTGTCAGAGGAGGTGCCGCCCTACCCGGAACAGTAGCTGTAGCACCACTAAGTTCACTGCCCACCCCCCCTGCTGTCACCACCCAAGCGTGGTCAGTTCCGTCACCGGTCCGACCGTTAGTACAGTCGGCCCAAGCGTCACAGGCGGGCTCACCGGCACTGGCGTCGGAGGTGTGCCCGGATCCCTCACTGGATCTTTGGGCGGTCTCTCTGGCTCTTACCCTGGCTCCCTCGGTGGGCTCGGCGGCGGCTACTGGGGAAGCTACCCTGGCTACTTGGGTGGATCACTGGGCGGCCTCTATGGATCGTACCCCGGTGGCTACGGTGGATACCTCGGTGGCCTTTCCGGATCCTACCCTGGCTACTACGGAGGATCACTGGGCGGCCTTTATGGATCTTACCCCGGTGGCTTCGGTGGATACCATCGGTGGCCTTTCCGGATCCTACCCTGGCTACTTCGGTCGATCACTGGGCGGCCTTTATGGATCGTACCCCGGTGGCTTCGGTGGATACCTCGGTGGCCTTTCCGGATCCTACCCTGGCTACTTCGGAGGATCACTGGGCGGCCTTTATGGATCGTACCCCGGTGGCTTCGGTGGTTACCTGGGTGGCCTTTCCGGATACTACCCCGGAAGATTTGGTGGAGCTCTGAGTGGCCTCTTCGGATCCTATCCCGGTAGCTTTGGTGGAGTCCTAG GTCGCCTTTCTGGATCCTACCCAGGAAGCCTTAGCGGACTTCTGGGTGGCGTCTACGGATCCTATCCTGGTAGCTTTGGTGGATACCTGGGTGGCCTTTCCGGATACTACCCCGGAAGCTTTGGTGGAGCTCTAAGTGGCCTCCTCGGTTCCTATCCCGGTAGCTTTGGTGGAGTCCTAGGTCGCCTTTCTGGATTCTACCCAGGAAGCCTTAGTGGACTTCTGGGTGGTGTCTACGGATCCTATCCTGGTAGCTTTGGTGGATACCTGGGTGGCCTTTCTGGATACTACCCCGGAAGATTTGGTGGAGCTCTGAGTGGCCTCTTCGGATCCTATCCTGGTAGCTTTGGTGGATACTTGGGTGGCCTTTCCGGATACTACCCCGGAAGATTTGGTGGAGCTCTGAGTGGCCTCCTCGGATCCTATCCCGGTAGCTTTGGCGGAGTCCTAGGTCGCCTTTCTGGATCCTACCCAGGAAGCCTTAGCGGACTTCTGGGTGGTGTCTACGGATCATATCCTGGTAGCTTTGGTGGATACCTGGGTGGCCTTTCCGGATACTACCCCGGAAGACTTGGTGGAGCTCTGAGTGGTCTCTTCGGATCCTATCCCGGTAGCTTTGGTGGAGTCCTAGGTCGCCTTTCTGGATTCTACCCAGGAAGCCTTAGCGGACTTCTGGGTGGTGTCTACGGATCCTATCCTGGTAGCTTCGGTGGATACCTGGGTGGCCTTTCTGGATACTACCCCGGAAGATTTGGTGGAGCTCTTAGTGGCCTCTACGGATCCTATCCTGGTAGCTTTGGTGGATACCTGGGTGGCCTTTCCGGATACTACCCCGGAAGACTTGGTGGAGCTCTGAGTGGTCTCTTCGGATCCTATCCCGGTAGCTTTGGTGGAGTCCTAGGTCGCCTTTCTGGATTCTACCCAGGAAGCCTTAGCGGACTTCTGGGTGGTGTCTACGGATCCTATCCTGGTAGCTTCGGTGGATACCTGGGTGGCCTTTCTGGATACTACCCCGGAAGATTTGGTGGAGCTCTGAGTGGCCTCTACGGATCCTATCCTGGTAGTTTTGGCGGATATCTTGGTGGTCTTTCTGGATACTACCCCAGAAGTTATGGTGGATCTCTGAGCAGTCTGTACGGTTCCTACCCCGGTAGCTACGGTGGGTACCTCGGTGGCCTTTACGGTTCCTACCCTGGAGGCTATGGTGGATTGGGTGGCCTGTTCGGAGGCTTCCCTGGTTACGGCGACCGCAGTCTTGGCAGCCTGTTCGGCAGAGGAGCTTACCCTGGTTTCTACGGAGCTACCACATTGAACCTCATCGGCAACCACAACTTTGGCCTTCTCGGACGATACCCACCTCCACCTGGTCTTGGAGCCGTCGAGCGCCGGGGGCGATTCCTACCTCATCCCGTTGACATCCGCACTACCACTGACCCCGTAACTGGCCACCCCATGGTTCAGGCTGTCTACTTTGGAAACCTGCGTGAGCGCATTGTGCCTGTACCAATCCCAATTGTACAGGATGTCCCATATCCAGTACCAGTCCCCGTCCCACAGCCGTACCCAGTTCCACGCCCTGTCACTTTCCAAGTGCCCGTCCCAGTAGCACACCCAGTGCCAGTCCACACTAACACCGAAGTGCACAAGACCGACGTTGTGGCCGCCACTCCACAAGGCGCAG TTCTCCTCGACCGTCAAGTCACTGGCATCCGACCAGGTGCCACCACCACCGTGTAA